Genomic segment of Verrucomicrobiota bacterium:
GGTTCCATTAAGTGAAATTTTTATCGCTAAAGATCGGTTTGCCATGGTCATTGGAGCATTTCTGTTAAAACCTCCTGCATTATTAGGTTCTATCTCATTTTGCGGATTTTGCGCAGACAGAAGAATATTCTGAAAAATATTTGTCGAATAAATAGCATAAGCACCATTGGTCTCCGGCATGACAAATCCGGTGGGAGGAGTCACATTAAAAAGGTATGCCCAATTATACCGGATTTCATTAATCATATTAGAGATGATCACCTCCCCATTCGCATCACTTTGCACGAACCGCTCAAGGCTCGGATTGTCTTGGGAATAAAGCCGCAGACTCACTCCAGACAAGGCGTTACTGGAGGCATTGAGGATTTTTGTTTTGAAGACAACGGGCTTGGTATCGAGTGACACAGGGAGGGTTCCTGATAAATCCTGGGTAATCATGACATCCACCGTATTAGTCAGGATACCACTGGCAGAGATCGTCCGGCGGTAAAGGCCCTGGGGAATTCCGCTGATACTAAAACCACCGGTCGAATCGGTAAAGGTACTCAATGGACTCACTTCGGTGGCAGGGACATTTAACGGGGTCAGATCGATTCGCGCACCGGAAACTGTGAGGGGATTGATTGACTTCAGCAAGCCAAGTCCATATTTATCAGAGAGATAGTTTTGAATTTTAAGGAGCTCAAGCGGAAGAAGTTTCCGGTTAATGATGATGATTTCAGCGATCTCACCTTGAAAGAGAGGGTTATCCCAATTTCTTTTACCTATGTAATTGAGGGTGCGGGAAACATTAGGTACAACATACATATTTCCTGAAACTAATTTTGATCCATTCTTGAATAAGGAGGCTTCCGATTGCTGGCCTGAAATGCCACCTGCCTGTACATAAGTATGAATATTAAAAACACCATTTTGAAGCGTACCATCCGGTGGTACCAGCACAACATTCGGTGAACCATTATGAACACTAAACACTAGGCGGTTCTGAGTGTCATTACGACAAAATACGATATTGTTGTTTCCGGATCCGTTTCCAAAATCAATAAAACCTTCGTAATAGCGATTGGCCACAGTCTTCGCCACTACAAAGACCGTCATTCCCTGGGTGAAATTATCAAATCCAGCGGGCAATTGGAGGAAGTCATTGATACCATCAAAGCGGAGGGCTGGTTTGCCATTAAAGGCGTCGGCCACCCATGTAGGTTGGGCAGAGCCACTGGCGCTGCCATTCATTGCCGATGCCGAGCTGTCAGCCCACTGGCTGACAAGATTGTTACCGTCTTTGGTGATTCCTGCATCCGCTTTCAGCCACAGCATGACATTTCCAGAGGCTACTTGATCCGGCGTGGCAGAATCCTCGAAGATATCCAGAGCCGTGGCCATGCTACCAGACATATTTGCATATTGGGC
This window contains:
- a CDS encoding LamG-like jellyroll fold domain-containing protein; protein product: MKFMIAERIENSPRVGRAARLPQSIQNLRIFGALPLSVMEGQASACPMISRTGKDVSGSLRLPSRTNGGLSLQWRNLDSVFNQICAHLRPSVVSLFFVLLFFLTISLQAASFSGFVTGTNGAGIYPAIVSIDGQDVIAGYNGEFTINNLLPGQGELVIQKTGYNVARYPVNVMEPTNTPSSYSITNAQYANMSGSMATALDIFEDSATPDQVASGNVMLWLKADAGITKDGNNLVSQWADSSASAMNGSASGSAQPTWVADAFNGKPALRFDGINDFLQLPAGFDNFTQGMTVFVVAKTVANRYYEGFIDFGNGSGNNNIVFCRNDTQNRLVFSVHNGSPNVVLVPPDGTLQNGVFNIHTYVQAGGISGQQSEASLFKNGSKLVSGNMYVVPNVSRTLNYIGKRNWDNPLFQGEIAEIIIINRKLLPLELLKIQNYLSDKYGLGLLKSINPLTVSGARIDLTPLNVPATEVSPLSTFTDSTGGFSISGIPQGLYRRTISASGILTNTVDVMITQDLSGTLPVSLDTKPVVFKTKILNASSNALSGVSLRLYSQDNPSLERFVQSDANGEVIISNMINEIRYNWAYLFNVTPPTGFVMPETNGAYAIYSTNIFQNILLSAQNPQNEIEPNNAGGFNRNAPMTMANRSLAIKISLNGTIQGKIYPVGDLDYYKITVPSRGLFYLNVTRPNGIDLVE